The Deltaproteobacteria bacterium genome has a segment encoding these proteins:
- a CDS encoding DUF2188 domain-containing protein, with the protein MTPNTDGGWKVKEENASRALSKHDTKADAINRAKEAAKNQELGQVVIHKKDMTIQTEHTYGKDPYPPKG; encoded by the coding sequence GTGACACCCAATACCGACGGCGGCTGGAAGGTCAAGGAAGAGAATGCGTCCAGGGCACTGAGCAAACACGACACGAAAGCAGATGCAATCAACCGCGCCAAGGAAGCTGCAAAGAACCAGGAGCTCGGGCAGGTCGTCATCCACAAGAAGGATATGACGATTCAAACGGAGCACACCTACGGCAAGGACCCATATCCACCCAAGGGATAA
- a CDS encoding very short patch repair endonuclease: MPDNLTPEQRSFCMSRIKGKDTGLEMRVRSALHRRGLRFRKHVKDLPGKPDVVFRKARVAVFVDGDFWHGYRFPSWEDKVSDFWKKKINRNRERDAANHRKLRQMEWTVIRLWQHEVEADFDACIDRILAAVRGHEEKTNSNQEA, translated from the coding sequence ATGCCGGACAACCTGACACCCGAACAGCGCAGCTTCTGTATGTCCCGCATCAAGGGCAAGGATACCGGCCTTGAAATGCGGGTACGCTCCGCTCTTCACAGAAGAGGATTGAGGTTCCGCAAGCACGTCAAAGATCTGCCCGGCAAGCCGGACGTTGTTTTCAGAAAGGCCCGGGTCGCCGTGTTCGTGGACGGCGATTTTTGGCACGGATACCGATTCCCTTCCTGGGAGGACAAGGTCTCTGATTTTTGGAAAAAGAAGATAAACAGGAACCGGGAAAGGGACGCCGCAAACCATCGGAAACTCAGGCAGATGGAATGGACGGTGATCCGCCTGTGGCAGCATGAAGTCGAAGCGGATTTCGATGCATGCATTGATCGGATACTCGCAGCGGTCCGCGGGCACGAAGAGAAAACCAACTCAAATCAGGAGGCATGA
- a CDS encoding DUF262 domain-containing protein — MKTPKHSLRKIVSFLNNHDEDGGFWLPNIQRPFVWSEDQICRLFDSILREYPISTLLIWKTRAEVRHRKFIDNYRSKLRLSDFYVPENGKKKCLVLDGQQRLQSLFIGLCGSYEGRELFLDILSGEVSAPDDVKFRFAFLDAGKTGFPWIRFKDLVFNTADPLTAAEDLIVKAGRELSPDERRKISRHVGIVFKTFHSDDGISYQELDSTENAELYTEDDVVEVFIRANSGGTRLGKSDLLFSLLSSSWDRADEQMEDLLSDLNRHGFAFTRDFVLKSCLTLLNQGARYEVSKFRKPGVREEIETRWQDITKALKDVLDFVRGKTFIRCDKALPSYLVLIPLVYSRYHFPDNWKAAQGIDNYLLRALISGAFSGTPDQLIDDCVGKIKERNGFDLNHLFDAVRSKGRSLELTEDRFWQMGYGSDSIHLLFNLWYREFNYTPAYDNNLPQVDHIFPQSALRKIKTASPETGRLSIVKYKQDARDQLANCMLLTQAENGAGGKSDTLPEAWFSGKPESYLDMHLVPKDKDLWKIDRFEDFIEERKKLIRDKFSYLLAQKTQDNQVAQTGQ; from the coding sequence ATGAAGACTCCGAAACATTCTCTGCGGAAGATCGTCAGCTTCTTAAACAATCATGACGAGGACGGCGGTTTCTGGCTGCCCAATATCCAGCGGCCGTTCGTCTGGAGCGAAGACCAGATCTGCCGTCTCTTCGATTCGATTCTGAGGGAATACCCCATCAGCACTCTGCTGATATGGAAGACCAGGGCTGAGGTCCGCCACAGAAAGTTCATCGACAACTACCGCAGCAAGCTCCGGTTGAGCGATTTTTACGTCCCCGAAAACGGCAAGAAGAAATGTCTGGTTCTGGACGGTCAGCAGAGACTTCAAAGCCTGTTCATCGGTCTGTGCGGGAGCTATGAAGGGCGGGAGCTTTTCCTCGACATTTTGAGCGGAGAAGTGTCCGCCCCGGACGACGTCAAGTTCAGGTTTGCGTTTCTCGATGCAGGCAAAACGGGCTTTCCGTGGATCAGATTCAAAGACTTGGTCTTCAATACCGCAGATCCGCTTACCGCCGCGGAGGACCTGATCGTCAAAGCGGGCCGCGAACTCTCCCCTGATGAACGCCGCAAAATAAGCCGCCACGTCGGCATCGTATTCAAGACTTTTCATTCCGACGATGGGATTTCATACCAGGAACTCGACAGCACCGAAAACGCCGAACTCTACACCGAAGACGACGTTGTGGAAGTCTTTATACGGGCGAATTCCGGCGGCACTCGGTTGGGTAAATCCGATCTGCTTTTTTCCTTGCTGAGCTCAAGCTGGGATCGCGCCGACGAACAAATGGAGGACCTCCTGTCGGACCTCAACCGCCACGGATTCGCTTTCACACGTGATTTCGTTTTGAAATCATGCCTTACGCTGTTGAACCAAGGCGCACGCTATGAGGTCTCGAAGTTCCGCAAACCGGGTGTGCGGGAGGAAATCGAAACCAGGTGGCAGGACATCACGAAAGCGCTGAAAGACGTTCTGGACTTCGTCCGCGGGAAAACCTTCATCCGATGTGACAAAGCCTTGCCGTCCTATCTCGTCCTGATTCCGTTGGTCTATTCCCGCTATCATTTTCCAGATAACTGGAAGGCTGCGCAGGGGATAGACAACTACCTACTGCGCGCCTTGATCAGCGGTGCTTTCAGCGGGACTCCGGACCAACTCATCGACGACTGCGTCGGAAAGATCAAGGAGCGGAACGGCTTCGACTTGAACCATCTTTTCGACGCCGTCCGTTCAAAAGGACGAAGTCTCGAGCTTACCGAAGATCGTTTCTGGCAGATGGGTTACGGTTCCGATTCGATCCATCTGCTTTTCAATCTGTGGTACCGGGAGTTCAATTACACGCCTGCTTACGATAACAACCTCCCGCAGGTCGACCACATCTTTCCGCAGAGCGCCTTGAGAAAGATCAAGACCGCCAGCCCCGAAACCGGTCGGCTCAGCATCGTGAAATACAAACAGGATGCGCGCGACCAGTTGGCCAATTGCATGTTGCTGACCCAGGCTGAGAACGGTGCCGGCGGTAAATCGGACACCTTGCCCGAAGCCTGGTTCTCCGGCAAGCCGGAAAGCTACCTCGACATGCACTTGGTACCGAAGGATAAGGACCTCTGGAAGATCGACCGCTTCGAAGACTTCATTGAAGAGCGCAAGAAGTTGATTAGAGATAAATTCTCGTACCTGCTTGCGCAGAAGACTCAGGATAATCAGGTTGCACAAACAGGGCAATGA